A genomic region of Drosophila kikkawai strain 14028-0561.14 chromosome X, DkikHiC1v2, whole genome shotgun sequence contains the following coding sequences:
- the LOC108079211 gene encoding serine-rich adhesin for platelets isoform X3, with translation MPRFRNEEPEQSHYVDGDVVWVKIHNTEIWWPGEVTSSQDFRFVNASRPPFAVVAFFNEKTFEQVKSAKLIYPFQCAHKEEFIRLGTKKSEGHNMGDKFNEDVAIAEARFLGTPHQLSSLHAASASASRPDSLIKALLSSSTSSSQRNSSTRSSSGVPSPAANRQPEPTFRIMDIGSTNESSRERRVDDSYDCHMCNFRTTSMDVLLIHRRGHMESSSSYSSTNSTTNSSSSISKRATRRANTTNAFDLRQLSQRRSGDSTHFLPNSVRCHSRHVSIVVDASLTDEEQQRVASIAQQTMKSIERVVHPSSASSSASTNSHSRRRSVRNSCSSSQQPPPAVPVPVAVLSAVETTHRSTQNPRDPRSQRSNQLRATMPAPQPPPPPPAAKQRRLTRSMSRLQQGTSTLELPPPLAQTTPKRSAGRRRTLAVTAAPNESPAIVPRRSNPMRKTLTAVPETALATGRRKRTLPKNMEPKTPTTISPRQSPSPTPPPPPPPAESTPATAAKQLPDAEDVIAEEPPAPKKPRPEEEATPPATVIHPQQQQPNNIAGSLELQRSLMAEWCDDEMDELPEEEEEETAAEPMEHSTPNGRKAAALEEGEQEPKRLPEDDDDDDEPKLAERMPAKKRIRNIPKKDRRDVVRQEFDVEPDEPIVIPDSDASSNESVVFVDDEPRQRRKRHAAGGHNSSKSTSTSTSSSTPKAANNSSCFDFEEEEEDDLRQQQHTEGQNGLSYRRGTQTNRLDINGKSHSTAEVESPPEAGTEAEAEAATEAGEKEETPAEPVAPAQDDLFMGFDEVQQSLAEAEIQPQEPVEAEQAEPEIEVIAEAQKELEEAEAEAEAELEVEPGDHLSLPIKERQKRIFKSRNKSTVAAPKEEDLAVQEEVQPEQQEQPPTNGNGAAADQLDLCNGEENNSMAESRRRDKTKTESSKRRLKAKATRQKNRSPTPVPVPEELSNNSSSTSTSNSSSSSSNSGSSSNSSSNSSNSSSSNNSHSNHLCRPGSSPGLLSPVLSSSNSCSIASNIAVISPEEARELQRSASGAGLIHAAIVDATQPVQRGGVLILEDIRLPNLYKPFGSLSSSSVSNDSRRPVEHHEGAGKEDDDDNDDERSQDSRASEQPAAVEEKLDGVSQVVDDYDAEESLLNDSKISEEVAHSPLLPHSPAEVLHFVSQPREVLLKKREQELLRQYKADLVSGRSAEKCRKARERWGRTMRSTEEKEPTEQPTEQVEAEVATEATRPEEDQYDLGQSKENMEEEELQQQADESKDSLDAELAAIELVLPTNLYNRGSRRALSHPHANLAVVSGRKASGHLGYAQTLCDADVAKAHQQLVDLREQQRRRDPTAAAAATTTTPPEPRRQRRRSRNPASNDLVECTFRFDVADEASCETKEVQESLTPQLCAGRICAVMTRPIPGYNHTFMLCSLANNNFTPLNNVALYLDSEKNHLVPVPREALLEPPRLADGHPLSAVFADIDILGDEAVAQAMEPVETETESQPDLLQSQSQSQVEVERMSTVQILLSDSENGEGGGGGHEEEPVETLGIMTPLSQVAEGSALAASSSYVNEDDGQLSLHDDQVDSNVLQLNVNGHRLELDPSMLFSIAEQPDSCIELSVAETSPTTGGVCGVGSTTTAVLHARDILQAAQVYLQERDLQLVNVEDMTLDGEEAMAVPVTDLLSQALAGSQVVDDDDFVDAANAGVGSLLHIDTRTAGGGGGGGGDSVEPGVSVVYISHALAPPAAHLTPPITARTNETNALLDQTPIMSTLENPSGGLQLRRVSPLAEGNLEDSLAVIGVTNGSGVPTSLELPITVTNPAIAPRVTAPTPIVDMVQFAPFQ, from the exons ATGCCGCGCTTTCGCAACGAGGAGCCCGAGCAGTCGCACTATGTGGATGGCGATGTCGTCTGGGTAAAGATCCACAATACAGAGATCTGGTGGCCAGGCGAGGTGACCTCCTCGCAGGACTTTCGCTTTGTCAACGCCAGCCGGCCGCCGTTTGCCGTTGTGGCATTCTTCAACGAAAAAACCTT CGAGCAAGTCAAGTCAGCTAAACTGATTTATCCCTTTCAATGCGCTCACAAGGAGGAGTTCATTAGGCTGGGCACCA AAAAGTCCGAGGGACATAACATGGGCGACAAGTTCAACGAGGATGTGGCAATCGCTGAGGCACGCTTCCTGGGGACACCGCACCAGCTCTCCAGCTTGCATGCTGCATCCGCGTCCGCCTCCCGACCAGACAGCCTCATTAAGGCCCTCCTCTcgagcagcaccagcagcagtcaGCGCAACAGCAGCACGCGCAGCTCCAGCGGTGTTCCCTCGCCGGCAGCAAATCGA CAGCCAGAGCCCACGTTTCGCATCATGGACATTGGCAGCACCAATGAGTCGAGTCGCGAGCGACGCGTCGACGATAGCTACGACTGTCACATGTGCAATTTTCGCACCACCAGCATGGATGTGCTGCTTATCCACCGGCGCGGTCACATGGAgtccagcagcagctacagcagcaccaacagcaccACGAACAGCTCCAGCAGCATTAGCAAACGGGCCACGCGTCGGGCCAACACCACGAACGCTTTTGATCTGCGCCAATTGTCGCAGCGGCGGAGTGGCGACAGCACCCACTTTCTGCCCAACTCAGTGCGATGTCACTCGCGTCATGTCTCCATTGTGGTGGACGCCTCTTTAACGGACGAAGAGCAGCAAAGAGTGGCCAGCATTGCCCAGCAGACAATGAAAAGCATCGAGCGTGTGGTTCATCCCAGCAGCGCCTCATCCTCCGCCTCGACCAACAGCCACAGTCGTCGTCGGAGTGTACGAAACAGCTGCTCATCTtcgcagcagccgccgccggcGGTGCCGGTGCCAGTAGCAGTGTTGTCTGCTGTGGAGACTACCCATCGCAGCACTCAGAATCCACGCGATCCGCGCAGCCAGCGTTCCAACCAGCTGCGAGCCACAATGCCCGCCCCTCAGcccccgccgccgccaccggcGGCAAAGCAGCGTCGTCTAACGCGCTCTATGAGTCGCCTTCAGCAGGGTACATCAACGTTGGAACTGCCGCCTCCGTTGGCGCAAACAACGCCTAAACGTAGTGCCGGCCGACGGCGGACCCTGGCTGTCACAGCCGCCCCCAATGAGTCGCCGGCTATTGTGCCCAGGCGTAGCAATCCCATGCGAAAGACCTTAACGGCAGTGCCCGAGACAGCGTTGGCTACAGGCCGTCGCAAGCGGACGCTACCAAAGAACATGGAGCCCAAGACACCCACGACGATATCGCCCAGACAATCGCCTTCACCtacaccgccgccgccgccgccgcccgcTGAATCTACGCCAGCAACCGCCGCTAAACAACTTCCAGATGCAGAGGATGTTATAGCGGAGGAGCCACCAGCCCCTAAGAAACCACGACCCGAGGAAGAAGCAACTCCACCTGCCACGGTAATTcacccgcagcagcagcagccgaacaACATTGCCGGCTCCCTGGAATTGCAGCGCAGTCTGATGGCCGAGTGGTGCGATGACGAGATGGACGAGctgccggaggaggaggaggaggagacggCGGCTGAACCCATGGAGCACTCGACGCCAAATGGCAGGAAGGCGGCAGCATTGGAAGAAGGCGAGCAGGAACCAAAGCGGTTGCCAgaggacgatgacgacgacgacgaaccGAAGCTGGCTGAGCGGATGCCAGCCAAGAAGCGCATACGCAATATACCAAAGAAGGATCGACGTGATGTGGTGCGGCAGGAGTTCGATGTGGAGCCGGACGAGCCCATTGTCATCCCAGACAGCGATGCCAGCTCAAACGAGAGCGTGGTCTTTGTGGACGATGAGCCAAGGCAGCGGCGGAAGAGGCATGCAGCTGGGGGTCATAATAGTTCCAagtccacatccacatccacatcctcaTCCACGCCCAAGGCGGCCAATAACTCATCTTGCTTTGACtttgaggaggaggaggaggatgatctgcggcagcagcagcacactGAAGGCCAGAATGGGCTGAGCTACCGACGTGGCACTCAGACCAATCGCTTGGACATTAATGGCAAAAGCCACTCGACAGCGGAGGTGGAGTCGCCGCCAGAGGCAGGAACCGAAGCAGAAGCTGAAGCAGCAACAGAAGCTGGTGAAAAGGAAGAGACACCAGCTGAGCCCGTGGCACCTGCCCAAGATGATCTCTTTATGGGTTTCGATGAAGTCCAGCAGAGTTTGGCTGAAGCAGAGATTCAGCCGCAAGAGCCAGTGGAGGCGGAGCAAGCAGAACCCGAAATCGAGGTGATAGCGGAGGCTCAGAAAGAGCTGGAGGAAGCAGAAGCCGAGGCTGAGGCCGAGCTCGAGGTAGAGCCCGGTGATCACCTAAGCCTGCCCATCAAGGAGCGGCAGAAGCGCATATTCAAGTCACGCAACAAGTCCACAGTGGCAGCTCCGAAAGAAGAAGATCTAGCCGTCCAGGAGGAAGTCCAgccggagcagcaggagcagccacCGACCAATGGCAATGGAGCAGCTGCTGACCAACTGGATCTGTGCAATGGCGAGGAGAACAACAGCATGGCAGAGAGCAGGCGCCGCGACAAAACCAAGACTGAATCATCAAAGAGGCGCTTAAAGGCCAAGGCAACACGCCAGAAGAACCGCTCGCCCACTCCGGTGCCGGTGCCCGAGGAGCtgagcaacaacagcagcagcaccagtactagtaacagcagcagcagcagcagcaacagcggcagcagcagcaacagtagcagcaacagcagcaacagtagcAGTAGCAACAACAGCCACAGCAATCATCTCTGCCGGCCCGGCTCTAGTCCAGGCCTGCTCTCGCCTGTTCTAAGCTCCAGCAACAGCTGCTCCATTGCCTCCAACATTGCTGTGATCTCGCCGGAGGAGGCGCGCGAGCTACAGCGCTCCGCTTCGGGCGCCGGCCTGATTCATGCCGCCATTGTAGATGCCACGCAGCCGGTGCAGCGTGGCGGTGTGCTCATCCTGGAGGATATACGCCTGCCCAATCTGTATAAGCCATTCGGCAGTCTGTCATCGTCATCGGTCAGCAACGATAGTCGCCGGCCTGTGGAACACCACGAGGGCGCAGGCAAAGAAGACGACGatgacaacgacgacgagCGTTCGCAGGACTCGAGGGCTTCGGAGCAGCCGGCGGCTGTGGAGGAGAAGCTGGATGGGGTGAGTCAAGTGGTGGATGACTATGACGCTGAGGAGTCCTTGCTGAACGACAGCAAAATATCCGAGGAGGTGGCCCATTCACCTCTCCTTCCCCATTCCCCCGCCGAGGTCCTGCATTTTGTGTCGCAGCCGCGCGAGGTGTTGCTGAAGAAGCGGGAACAGGAGCTGCTGCGCCAGTACAAGGCCGATCTGGTCAGCGGGCGGAGTGCGGAGAAGTGCCGCAAGGCACGCGAGCGCTGGGGTCGCACGATGCGATCCACCGAAGAGAAGGAACCAACTGAGCAACCAACGGAGCAGGTGGAGGCGGAGGTGGCTACAGAGGCCACCCGGCCAGAGGAGGATCAGTACGATCTGGGGCAGAGTAAGGAGAatatggaggaggaggagctgcagcagcaggcggaCGAGTCTAAGGATTCCCTGGATGCCGAATTGGCCGCCATAGAGCTTGTGTTGCCCACCAATCTCTATAATCGTGGATCTCGCCGTGCCCTTAGCCATCCCCATGCCAATCTGGCTGTAGTCAGTGGCAGGAAGGCCAGCGGACACTTGGGCTATGCCCAGACCCTGTGCGATGCGGACGTGGCCAAGGCCCACCAGCAACTGGTGGATCTTCGCGAGCAACAGCGTCGCCGCGATCCAAcggccgccgccgctgccaccACTACCACGCCACCGGAGCCACGCAGACAGCGCCGGAGATCGCGAAATCCGGCTAGCAATGACCTGGTGGAGTGCACTTTCCGCTTTGACGTGGCCGATGAGGCGTCGTGCGAAACCAAGGAGGTGCAGGAGAGCCTG ACCCCCCAGCTATGTGCCGGTCGCATATGCGCTGTGATGACCCGGCCCATACCGGGCTATAACCACACCTTCATGCTCTGCTCGCTGGCCAACAACAACTTTACGCCGCTTAACAATGTGGCCTTGTACCTGGACAGCGAGAAGAATCATTTGGTGCCAGTACCGCGGGAGGCTCTATTGGAGCCACCGCGCCTGGCCGATGGCCATCCGCTGTCGGCCGTTTTCGCGGACATTGACATCCTGGGCGATGAGGCAGTGGCCCAGGCCATGGAGCCCGTGGAGACGGAGACTGAGTCtcagccagatcttctccaaagtcaaagtcaaagccAGGTGGAGGTGGAACGTATGTCAACGGTGCAGATTCTGTTAAGCGACTCGGAGAACGGcgagggcggcggcggcggccacgAAGAGGAGCCAGTGGAAACGCTGGGCATTATGACACCACTCAGCCAGGTGGCCGAGGGCAGCGCCCTGGCTGCCAGCAGCAGTTACGTCAACGAAGACGACGGTCAGCTATCCCTGCACGACGATCAGGTGGACTCAAATGTTCTGCAGCTAAACGTCAATGGGCATCGCCTGGAGCTGGATCCCTCGATGCTCTTTAGCATCGCCGAGCAGCCCGATTCGTGCATCGAGCTGAGTGTAGCCGAGACGAGTCCCACTACCGGCGGCGTTTGCGGAGTGGgcagcaccaccacagccGTGCTGCATGCACGCGATATCCTGCAGGCGGCCCAAGTCTATCTACAGGAGCGCGATCTGCAGCTGGTCAATGTGGAGGACATGACCCTGGACGGTGAGGAGGCCATGGCTGTGCCCGTCACTGACCTCCTCTCGCAGGCTCTGGCCGGCAGCCAGGTGGTGGACGATGATGATTTTGTGGACGCGGCCAATGCTGGCGTTGGCAGCCTGCTTCACATTGATACACGAACcgctggcggcggcggcggcggaggaggagacAGCGTTGAGCCGGGCGTCAGTGTGGTGTACATCTCGCATGCCCTGGCCCCGCCGGCCGCTCATCTCACGCCGCCTATAACGGCGCGCACCAATGAGACGAACGCCCTGCTCGACCAGACGCCCATTATGTCAACGCTGGAGAATCCGAGCGGTGGCCTGCAGCTGCGCCGCGTCTCGCCGCTCGCCGAGGGCAATCTGGAGGACAGCCTGGCGGTAATTGGTGTGACAAATGGCAGCGGTGTGCCCACCTCGCTGGAGCTGCCCATAACCGTTACCAATCCGGCCATAGCACCGCGAGTGACGGCCCCAACGCCCATCGTGGACATGGTGCAGTTTGCGCCCTTTCAGTGA
- the LOC108079211 gene encoding serine-rich adhesin for platelets isoform X1: protein MPRFRNEEPEQSHYVDGDVVWVKIHNTEIWWPGEVTSSQDFRFVNASRPPFAVVAFFNEKTFEQVKSAKLIYPFQCAHKEEFIRLGTSKYKKSEGHNMGDKFNEDVAIAEARFLGTPHQLSSLHAASASASRPDSLIKALLSSSTSSSQRNSSTRSSSGVPSPAANRQPEPTFRIMDIGSTNESSRERRVDDSYDCHMCNFRTTSMDVLLIHRRGHMESSSSYSSTNSTTNSSSSISKRATRRANTTNAFDLRQLSQRRSGDSTHFLPNSVRCHSRHVSIVVDASLTDEEQQRVASIAQQTMKSIERVVHPSSASSSASTNSHSRRRSVRNSCSSSQQPPPAVPVPVAVLSAVETTHRSTQNPRDPRSQRSNQLRATMPAPQPPPPPPAAKQRRLTRSMSRLQQGTSTLELPPPLAQTTPKRSAGRRRTLAVTAAPNESPAIVPRRSNPMRKTLTAVPETALATGRRKRTLPKNMEPKTPTTISPRQSPSPTPPPPPPPAESTPATAAKQLPDAEDVIAEEPPAPKKPRPEEEATPPATVIHPQQQQPNNIAGSLELQRSLMAEWCDDEMDELPEEEEEETAAEPMEHSTPNGRKAAALEEGEQEPKRLPEDDDDDDEPKLAERMPAKKRIRNIPKKDRRDVVRQEFDVEPDEPIVIPDSDASSNESVVFVDDEPRQRRKRHAAGGHNSSKSTSTSTSSSTPKAANNSSCFDFEEEEEDDLRQQQHTEGQNGLSYRRGTQTNRLDINGKSHSTAEVESPPEAGTEAEAEAATEAGEKEETPAEPVAPAQDDLFMGFDEVQQSLAEAEIQPQEPVEAEQAEPEIEVIAEAQKELEEAEAEAEAELEVEPGDHLSLPIKERQKRIFKSRNKSTVAAPKEEDLAVQEEVQPEQQEQPPTNGNGAAADQLDLCNGEENNSMAESRRRDKTKTESSKRRLKAKATRQKNRSPTPVPVPEELSNNSSSTSTSNSSSSSSNSGSSSNSSSNSSNSSSSNNSHSNHLCRPGSSPGLLSPVLSSSNSCSIASNIAVISPEEARELQRSASGAGLIHAAIVDATQPVQRGGVLILEDIRLPNLYKPFGSLSSSSVSNDSRRPVEHHEGAGKEDDDDNDDERSQDSRASEQPAAVEEKLDGVSQVVDDYDAEESLLNDSKISEEVAHSPLLPHSPAEVLHFVSQPREVLLKKREQELLRQYKADLVSGRSAEKCRKARERWGRTMRSTEEKEPTEQPTEQVEAEVATEATRPEEDQYDLGQSKENMEEEELQQQADESKDSLDAELAAIELVLPTNLYNRGSRRALSHPHANLAVVSGRKASGHLGYAQTLCDADVAKAHQQLVDLREQQRRRDPTAAAAATTTTPPEPRRQRRRSRNPASNDLVECTFRFDVADEASCETKEVQESLTPQLCAGRICAVMTRPIPGYNHTFMLCSLANNNFTPLNNVALYLDSEKNHLVPVPREALLEPPRLADGHPLSAVFADIDILGDEAVAQAMEPVETETESQPDLLQSQSQSQVEVERMSTVQILLSDSENGEGGGGGHEEEPVETLGIMTPLSQVAEGSALAASSSYVNEDDGQLSLHDDQVDSNVLQLNVNGHRLELDPSMLFSIAEQPDSCIELSVAETSPTTGGVCGVGSTTTAVLHARDILQAAQVYLQERDLQLVNVEDMTLDGEEAMAVPVTDLLSQALAGSQVVDDDDFVDAANAGVGSLLHIDTRTAGGGGGGGGDSVEPGVSVVYISHALAPPAAHLTPPITARTNETNALLDQTPIMSTLENPSGGLQLRRVSPLAEGNLEDSLAVIGVTNGSGVPTSLELPITVTNPAIAPRVTAPTPIVDMVQFAPFQ, encoded by the exons ATGCCGCGCTTTCGCAACGAGGAGCCCGAGCAGTCGCACTATGTGGATGGCGATGTCGTCTGGGTAAAGATCCACAATACAGAGATCTGGTGGCCAGGCGAGGTGACCTCCTCGCAGGACTTTCGCTTTGTCAACGCCAGCCGGCCGCCGTTTGCCGTTGTGGCATTCTTCAACGAAAAAACCTT CGAGCAAGTCAAGTCAGCTAAACTGATTTATCCCTTTCAATGCGCTCACAAGGAGGAGTTCATTAGGCTGGGCACCAGTAAGTATA AAAAGTCCGAGGGACATAACATGGGCGACAAGTTCAACGAGGATGTGGCAATCGCTGAGGCACGCTTCCTGGGGACACCGCACCAGCTCTCCAGCTTGCATGCTGCATCCGCGTCCGCCTCCCGACCAGACAGCCTCATTAAGGCCCTCCTCTcgagcagcaccagcagcagtcaGCGCAACAGCAGCACGCGCAGCTCCAGCGGTGTTCCCTCGCCGGCAGCAAATCGA CAGCCAGAGCCCACGTTTCGCATCATGGACATTGGCAGCACCAATGAGTCGAGTCGCGAGCGACGCGTCGACGATAGCTACGACTGTCACATGTGCAATTTTCGCACCACCAGCATGGATGTGCTGCTTATCCACCGGCGCGGTCACATGGAgtccagcagcagctacagcagcaccaacagcaccACGAACAGCTCCAGCAGCATTAGCAAACGGGCCACGCGTCGGGCCAACACCACGAACGCTTTTGATCTGCGCCAATTGTCGCAGCGGCGGAGTGGCGACAGCACCCACTTTCTGCCCAACTCAGTGCGATGTCACTCGCGTCATGTCTCCATTGTGGTGGACGCCTCTTTAACGGACGAAGAGCAGCAAAGAGTGGCCAGCATTGCCCAGCAGACAATGAAAAGCATCGAGCGTGTGGTTCATCCCAGCAGCGCCTCATCCTCCGCCTCGACCAACAGCCACAGTCGTCGTCGGAGTGTACGAAACAGCTGCTCATCTtcgcagcagccgccgccggcGGTGCCGGTGCCAGTAGCAGTGTTGTCTGCTGTGGAGACTACCCATCGCAGCACTCAGAATCCACGCGATCCGCGCAGCCAGCGTTCCAACCAGCTGCGAGCCACAATGCCCGCCCCTCAGcccccgccgccgccaccggcGGCAAAGCAGCGTCGTCTAACGCGCTCTATGAGTCGCCTTCAGCAGGGTACATCAACGTTGGAACTGCCGCCTCCGTTGGCGCAAACAACGCCTAAACGTAGTGCCGGCCGACGGCGGACCCTGGCTGTCACAGCCGCCCCCAATGAGTCGCCGGCTATTGTGCCCAGGCGTAGCAATCCCATGCGAAAGACCTTAACGGCAGTGCCCGAGACAGCGTTGGCTACAGGCCGTCGCAAGCGGACGCTACCAAAGAACATGGAGCCCAAGACACCCACGACGATATCGCCCAGACAATCGCCTTCACCtacaccgccgccgccgccgccgcccgcTGAATCTACGCCAGCAACCGCCGCTAAACAACTTCCAGATGCAGAGGATGTTATAGCGGAGGAGCCACCAGCCCCTAAGAAACCACGACCCGAGGAAGAAGCAACTCCACCTGCCACGGTAATTcacccgcagcagcagcagccgaacaACATTGCCGGCTCCCTGGAATTGCAGCGCAGTCTGATGGCCGAGTGGTGCGATGACGAGATGGACGAGctgccggaggaggaggaggaggagacggCGGCTGAACCCATGGAGCACTCGACGCCAAATGGCAGGAAGGCGGCAGCATTGGAAGAAGGCGAGCAGGAACCAAAGCGGTTGCCAgaggacgatgacgacgacgacgaaccGAAGCTGGCTGAGCGGATGCCAGCCAAGAAGCGCATACGCAATATACCAAAGAAGGATCGACGTGATGTGGTGCGGCAGGAGTTCGATGTGGAGCCGGACGAGCCCATTGTCATCCCAGACAGCGATGCCAGCTCAAACGAGAGCGTGGTCTTTGTGGACGATGAGCCAAGGCAGCGGCGGAAGAGGCATGCAGCTGGGGGTCATAATAGTTCCAagtccacatccacatccacatcctcaTCCACGCCCAAGGCGGCCAATAACTCATCTTGCTTTGACtttgaggaggaggaggaggatgatctgcggcagcagcagcacactGAAGGCCAGAATGGGCTGAGCTACCGACGTGGCACTCAGACCAATCGCTTGGACATTAATGGCAAAAGCCACTCGACAGCGGAGGTGGAGTCGCCGCCAGAGGCAGGAACCGAAGCAGAAGCTGAAGCAGCAACAGAAGCTGGTGAAAAGGAAGAGACACCAGCTGAGCCCGTGGCACCTGCCCAAGATGATCTCTTTATGGGTTTCGATGAAGTCCAGCAGAGTTTGGCTGAAGCAGAGATTCAGCCGCAAGAGCCAGTGGAGGCGGAGCAAGCAGAACCCGAAATCGAGGTGATAGCGGAGGCTCAGAAAGAGCTGGAGGAAGCAGAAGCCGAGGCTGAGGCCGAGCTCGAGGTAGAGCCCGGTGATCACCTAAGCCTGCCCATCAAGGAGCGGCAGAAGCGCATATTCAAGTCACGCAACAAGTCCACAGTGGCAGCTCCGAAAGAAGAAGATCTAGCCGTCCAGGAGGAAGTCCAgccggagcagcaggagcagccacCGACCAATGGCAATGGAGCAGCTGCTGACCAACTGGATCTGTGCAATGGCGAGGAGAACAACAGCATGGCAGAGAGCAGGCGCCGCGACAAAACCAAGACTGAATCATCAAAGAGGCGCTTAAAGGCCAAGGCAACACGCCAGAAGAACCGCTCGCCCACTCCGGTGCCGGTGCCCGAGGAGCtgagcaacaacagcagcagcaccagtactagtaacagcagcagcagcagcagcaacagcggcagcagcagcaacagtagcagcaacagcagcaacagtagcAGTAGCAACAACAGCCACAGCAATCATCTCTGCCGGCCCGGCTCTAGTCCAGGCCTGCTCTCGCCTGTTCTAAGCTCCAGCAACAGCTGCTCCATTGCCTCCAACATTGCTGTGATCTCGCCGGAGGAGGCGCGCGAGCTACAGCGCTCCGCTTCGGGCGCCGGCCTGATTCATGCCGCCATTGTAGATGCCACGCAGCCGGTGCAGCGTGGCGGTGTGCTCATCCTGGAGGATATACGCCTGCCCAATCTGTATAAGCCATTCGGCAGTCTGTCATCGTCATCGGTCAGCAACGATAGTCGCCGGCCTGTGGAACACCACGAGGGCGCAGGCAAAGAAGACGACGatgacaacgacgacgagCGTTCGCAGGACTCGAGGGCTTCGGAGCAGCCGGCGGCTGTGGAGGAGAAGCTGGATGGGGTGAGTCAAGTGGTGGATGACTATGACGCTGAGGAGTCCTTGCTGAACGACAGCAAAATATCCGAGGAGGTGGCCCATTCACCTCTCCTTCCCCATTCCCCCGCCGAGGTCCTGCATTTTGTGTCGCAGCCGCGCGAGGTGTTGCTGAAGAAGCGGGAACAGGAGCTGCTGCGCCAGTACAAGGCCGATCTGGTCAGCGGGCGGAGTGCGGAGAAGTGCCGCAAGGCACGCGAGCGCTGGGGTCGCACGATGCGATCCACCGAAGAGAAGGAACCAACTGAGCAACCAACGGAGCAGGTGGAGGCGGAGGTGGCTACAGAGGCCACCCGGCCAGAGGAGGATCAGTACGATCTGGGGCAGAGTAAGGAGAatatggaggaggaggagctgcagcagcaggcggaCGAGTCTAAGGATTCCCTGGATGCCGAATTGGCCGCCATAGAGCTTGTGTTGCCCACCAATCTCTATAATCGTGGATCTCGCCGTGCCCTTAGCCATCCCCATGCCAATCTGGCTGTAGTCAGTGGCAGGAAGGCCAGCGGACACTTGGGCTATGCCCAGACCCTGTGCGATGCGGACGTGGCCAAGGCCCACCAGCAACTGGTGGATCTTCGCGAGCAACAGCGTCGCCGCGATCCAAcggccgccgccgctgccaccACTACCACGCCACCGGAGCCACGCAGACAGCGCCGGAGATCGCGAAATCCGGCTAGCAATGACCTGGTGGAGTGCACTTTCCGCTTTGACGTGGCCGATGAGGCGTCGTGCGAAACCAAGGAGGTGCAGGAGAGCCTG ACCCCCCAGCTATGTGCCGGTCGCATATGCGCTGTGATGACCCGGCCCATACCGGGCTATAACCACACCTTCATGCTCTGCTCGCTGGCCAACAACAACTTTACGCCGCTTAACAATGTGGCCTTGTACCTGGACAGCGAGAAGAATCATTTGGTGCCAGTACCGCGGGAGGCTCTATTGGAGCCACCGCGCCTGGCCGATGGCCATCCGCTGTCGGCCGTTTTCGCGGACATTGACATCCTGGGCGATGAGGCAGTGGCCCAGGCCATGGAGCCCGTGGAGACGGAGACTGAGTCtcagccagatcttctccaaagtcaaagtcaaagccAGGTGGAGGTGGAACGTATGTCAACGGTGCAGATTCTGTTAAGCGACTCGGAGAACGGcgagggcggcggcggcggccacgAAGAGGAGCCAGTGGAAACGCTGGGCATTATGACACCACTCAGCCAGGTGGCCGAGGGCAGCGCCCTGGCTGCCAGCAGCAGTTACGTCAACGAAGACGACGGTCAGCTATCCCTGCACGACGATCAGGTGGACTCAAATGTTCTGCAGCTAAACGTCAATGGGCATCGCCTGGAGCTGGATCCCTCGATGCTCTTTAGCATCGCCGAGCAGCCCGATTCGTGCATCGAGCTGAGTGTAGCCGAGACGAGTCCCACTACCGGCGGCGTTTGCGGAGTGGgcagcaccaccacagccGTGCTGCATGCACGCGATATCCTGCAGGCGGCCCAAGTCTATCTACAGGAGCGCGATCTGCAGCTGGTCAATGTGGAGGACATGACCCTGGACGGTGAGGAGGCCATGGCTGTGCCCGTCACTGACCTCCTCTCGCAGGCTCTGGCCGGCAGCCAGGTGGTGGACGATGATGATTTTGTGGACGCGGCCAATGCTGGCGTTGGCAGCCTGCTTCACATTGATACACGAACcgctggcggcggcggcggcggaggaggagacAGCGTTGAGCCGGGCGTCAGTGTGGTGTACATCTCGCATGCCCTGGCCCCGCCGGCCGCTCATCTCACGCCGCCTATAACGGCGCGCACCAATGAGACGAACGCCCTGCTCGACCAGACGCCCATTATGTCAACGCTGGAGAATCCGAGCGGTGGCCTGCAGCTGCGCCGCGTCTCGCCGCTCGCCGAGGGCAATCTGGAGGACAGCCTGGCGGTAATTGGTGTGACAAATGGCAGCGGTGTGCCCACCTCGCTGGAGCTGCCCATAACCGTTACCAATCCGGCCATAGCACCGCGAGTGACGGCCCCAACGCCCATCGTGGACATGGTGCAGTTTGCGCCCTTTCAGTGA